The sequence CACCTGTCTCTGTAAAAATTAGAGGGTTATCTGTTACTGAGTTAATTTCTGTATTAATTATTTTCCCAACGTAGTCTAAAGCTTCTCTAGAACCACCATGTACCTGGGGTACACATCTTAAAGTGTAAGCATCTTGAACTCTAACTTCCCCTTGTCTTGTCACAAGTTTACTTCCTTCTAAGATTGTCCTTAAGTTTTCTGCACTGTCTTTTTGGCCTTTATGTGGCCTAATCAGAGCAATTCTGTGGTCATATGCATCTATAATACCTCCGAGGGCCTCACAGGTAACAGAAGCTATTAAATCAGCGAGCTTTTTTATTTCATTACTTTTATCTACGCCTATTACACCACAAGAGGTCATGGCCTGGGTGCCGTTAATTAACGCTAAGCCCTCCTTAGCTTTTAACTCAACGGGCTTTAACCCAGCATCATTCAAAGCCTGTTCCCCCGTTAAGATTGCACCATTAAAGGCTGCCCTTCCTCTACCTAACATAACCAGTGCCATATGAGCTAATGGCACCAAATCACCACTAGCTCCCAGTGACCCTTGACTAGGAACCACTGGGATGACATTTTTATTAATCATGTCTATAAGTAGTGTTAATGTCTCCATGGTTATTCCAGAGTATCCAGTGGCCAAGGAGTTAGCACGTAGTAACATCATGGTTTTTACAATATCATCACTGAATTTCTCACCTACTCCACATGCATGGCTTATTATTAGGTTTAATTGTAACTGAGAGGTCTTTGAACTATCTATGAATACATCACTAAATTTCCCAAATCCAGTTGTTATGCCATATATTATTTCCTCTTTACTGATAATATCGTTTACATATTCCCTACTT comes from Alkalicella caledoniensis and encodes:
- the hutH gene encoding histidine ammonia-lyase — translated: MDKVLLDGQSLTIDQIKKVIYENIPVELSANGIEQVKRSREYVNDIISKEEIIYGITTGFGKFSDVFIDSSKTSQLQLNLIISHACGVGEKFSDDIVKTMMLLRANSLATGYSGITMETLTLLIDMINKNVIPVVPSQGSLGASGDLVPLAHMALVMLGRGRAAFNGAILTGEQALNDAGLKPVELKAKEGLALINGTQAMTSCGVIGVDKSNEIKKLADLIASVTCEALGGIIDAYDHRIALIRPHKGQKDSAENLRTILEGSKLVTRQGEVRVQDAYTLRCVPQVHGGSREALDYVGKIINTEINSVTDNPLIFTETGEVISGGNFHGQPVAIAMDVLAIAVSEFANISERRIERLVNPQLSGLPPFLVEEGGLNSGFMIPQYVAASLVSENKGLCSPASVDSIPSSANQEDHVSMGTIAARKALKVIDNTINVFAIELLCAIQALDFKEPEMMSPVTKEVYKLVRGEVAKLTKDRELHIDINKCAEIIKSGNILKNIEGLVKLN